A region of the Pseudarthrobacter oxydans genome:
TTACCGGGATCGCCTTCAGCACCAACGCCGCGTTCCTCACCCTCGAACGCGGCATCGGCCTGACGGTCCTGGGCATCGCCTGGGCCACCTTCCGCCGGGACGCCCTCAGGAAGAACTCCACGCGAAAGGTATCCGTCAACAATCCGCAGACGGATACCGCCACCGCGCAGCGGGCGAAGATCCGGAGGCTGGGAATGGCCGCCGGCGTCATCGCCGTCAGCGTGGCCGTTACGGCGCTTTCGGCGCCGCTGGTCACCGCGGGCAATGACCGGAAGGTCCTCCGGAACGTGGTGGTCCCGCCGTTCGACCCCAAGGACTACATCACGCCACTGGCCAGCTTCCGCACGTTCGTCAAGGACAAGAAGGACGACACCCTCTTTGTGGTCAAGGGCCTTCCCCGTGATGGCCGGGTCCGGCTGGGGGCCCTGGACGCCTTCAACGGAACCAACTACACCATGGACCCCAACGGCTCGGGAAACTTCAGCAAGGTCGGCGATACCGAGTCGATCAACACCCTGGCGGACACCTCCGGTGTTGTTCCCACCAAGGACTACGCCATCAGCATCACGGTTGAGGACTACCAGGGATTCTTCGTGCCCGGCGGGCGTAAAACCACGGGGCTGAGCTTTGATGACAGCGCCTCGGCCGCGGCGTCCGGCCTCTACTTCAATGCCGGCACGGATACCGCCGTCACCACCAACGGGCTCTCCCGCGGAGATTCCTACAAGGTCCAGGTTTCGGATCCCGTGAAACTCGAACACGGGCAGCTGGCGCAGTACGACTTCGCGAAACTGTCCCTGCCCGACGCCACGGAAGTGCCCCCGGTGGTGGGGTCGCAGGCCAATGACCTGTCCACTGACGCCCCCACCGCCATCGACCGGGTCCGGCAGATTGAGGCGCATTTCCAGAAGACCGGGGCATTCAGCAACGGGCTGGTCAGCGAAGGCCAGCTCCCGAGTGTGTCCGGCCACGGTTCTGCCCGGATCAGGAATCTCCTCACGGCCAAGCAGATGCTGGGCGACGACGAGCAGTACGCGGTGGCCATGTCCCTCATGCTCCGCCACCTGGGCATCCCGTCCCGCGTGGTGATGGGCTTCTACCCCGAACCCACCAGTCCGGAAAACGGGGCAGGCGAAGTCAAGATCACCGGCAAGGACGTGCACGCCTGGGTGGAAGTGGCCTTTGAACGGGTGGGCTGGGTAAGTTTCGATCCGACGCCGCCCAAGGACAACATTCCCATCCCGCCGGACCCGGAAAACAAATCCAAGCCCAAGCCGCAGGTGCTGCAGCCGCCGCCCCCGCCGCAGGAACCCGCGGACCTGCCGCCGGACTCGTCGCCCGATGCGCTGGATGCGGACCAGAAGAAAAACAACCCGTGGCTCTTCTGGGGCGCCCTGTTGGGCGCGCTGGGCATCGCCCTGATACCGCTGTCCGTCCTTGCGCTCCCGCTGCTGCTGGTCGTCCTGTTGAAATCACGACGGCGGAAGTCGCGGTTCAGCGAAGGCCATCCTGCGCAGCGCGTAGGGGGCGGCTGGAGCGAGGTGGTCAGCCTCGCCACGGACATGGGGGCCGCCGTCGACACCCGGGCCACCCGCCGCGAAAGCGCCGCGGTCCTGGCCGAGGCGTTTCCGGCCGCGGGCGGTACCACCACGATGCTGGCCCGCCGCGCGGATGCGTCGATCTTCGGTGCCGGCCAGCCCAGCGAGGACGAGGTGCGGGAGTACTGGACCATCGTGGACAGCTCGCTGAAGGAGATGACCTCCACGGCAGGTTTCTGGCAGCGGCAGCAGGCAAGGTTCTCCCCGCGGTCGCTGCTTGCTGACGCACGCGGTGCCCTGGCCCGCCGCAGCCCGCTGGCCCAGCGTGGCCGGCTGGCTTTGCCGGCCCTGTCGGCACTCAGGCCGTCCACCCGCCGTCGTACTGGCGCGGACGGCGAACACTCCGCAACGCCTGCACCGGAAGCAACGGCGGTGCAGGCAACGCCGCTGCAGGACCGGCAGGCGCCGGAACCGCCAAGGCAAGGACCTCCGGCGCCGTGACCGCGGAACTCCAGACATGCCCCCGCTGCCAGCGCTCCATCCGGGCCGGTGCGGCCTTCTGCACCTCCTGCGGAGCGCCCCTGCCCAACAGGGCGGCGCGCAGCAACCGCAACCTGCACACCGGCGGCCATGCCGGCAGTGACCCGCCGCCCGGAGCTGTGACTGCCCACCGTGCAGCGATTCCCGGTACTATCCCGGTAGTACAAAGCCCCCCGGCGCTTCAGGCCGCGGGGTTCGCAAACGCAGGCACGGGGCGGGGGCGCGCCGGCGGTTTCACCGCGCAGTCGGGGGCCGTCCCAGGGGGAGGAACGGGAATGGCAGTGAACCTTCAGCTTGTGCCGGCCACGGCCGGCAAGCGGCTTGGCGCTGCCGTCATTGACTGGCTGCCGCCGCTAACCGTGCTGGTGCTGACGCTCACCGTTGGCTTTGCCGGGATTACCCGCACCCGCAACGGCCAGTACATCACCTATGACACCGCCTCCCTGGTGCTGTTCGGCAGCATCGGGCTGGGCCTGACGCTGGTGTACCTGTTCGTGGTCATGGGGATTGAAGCGAGGACAGGCAAAACACCCGGCAACCTGCTCATGGGCATCCGCAGCGCGGACAACGACGGCTACGCGCCGGGCGCCGGCGCCGTCTTCCTCCGCGGCCTCTTTACCGGTGCCGGCATGCTGGTGGCGCTGCTGGCGGCGGTCCTGGTGGTGGTGTTCAAGTGGTTCGGACCGGCCCTGTTCATCCTTGCGCCGCTGCTTTTTGCGGGTGCCGCCTGGGCCGTGCTGGTGGTGGTGTCCAATACCTGGGACCGGAACGGCCGCCTGCGGGGATGGCAGGACAAAGCCGCCAAGGCCCTCGTTTTCGATGTGAAGGCCGGGCGCGACCCCATCACCACCGGCGGCATCCAGGGCCCGTACAGCTTCGCGCCGCTGGACCTGCCGCCGGTGCAGCAGGTGCTCTCCCCGGTGGCGGGCATTCCCGCCGCGTCCCCGCCGGTGCAGCCTTCCCCGCCCGTTCAGGCGCCCCCGCAGACGTCGCCGTCCCAGACCATGCCCTACACGGCACCTGGGTCCTTCGCGCCGCCGTCCGCCGCGCCGCCGTCCGCCGCGCCGCCGGGTACGTCAGCCGCCGCCGGTGGACCCGCTGGTGCGTCCGTGCCGATGCGCGGCGCGCAGCACCACGTGGACGACGACGTTGAACGCACCCAGGTGCGCCCGCAGGCAGGCGGGCCTGCACCCGTCGCCGTCCTCCGGATCCGCCTGGACGACGGGCGCGACTTCCAGTTGGACCGCAGTGTCCTGGTGGGCCGCAATCCCGTAGGCCAGTCCGGTGAACAGCATGCCCAGCTCCTGGCCGTCGACGATCCCGGCCGCTCCATCTCGAAAACCCACCTCCACCTGCTGACCGACGGCGCGGGGATCTGGGTGACGGACAGGAACTCCACGAACGGCAGCGCCGTGACCACCCCGAACGGCGCCAGGACGCCACTTGCGCCGGGTGTCCCAACTTTTGTTACGCCCGGATCCAGTGTCCACTTCGGAGACCGGACCTTTTACCTAGGACAGGCATGAACCAACAGCCCGCCAGCGTTCCCTCCACCGTCCAGCCGGGCCTCAGCCTGAGCTACGGCTATGGCACGGACCGGG
Encoded here:
- a CDS encoding transglutaminaseTgpA domain-containing protein — encoded protein: MTSTEGLRPRSTRPRSEPTGTNRGASGSGRNQASAFADGQPAWHFVLDAGALTVLLGLGLLGFGLSFGGDPYYLFSGFGGILLGLAIGALNAHLRLGLLITTAVALGAYLVLGTLLAVPDAAIAGFVPTLDSLRTLLLGVVFAWKDMLTVGVPVGTAGGVLIVPFLSSLVTALAAGVLTWRLRSPYFPLLPVLVLFVTGIAFSTNAAFLTLERGIGLTVLGIAWATFRRDALRKNSTRKVSVNNPQTDTATAQRAKIRRLGMAAGVIAVSVAVTALSAPLVTAGNDRKVLRNVVVPPFDPKDYITPLASFRTFVKDKKDDTLFVVKGLPRDGRVRLGALDAFNGTNYTMDPNGSGNFSKVGDTESINTLADTSGVVPTKDYAISITVEDYQGFFVPGGRKTTGLSFDDSASAAASGLYFNAGTDTAVTTNGLSRGDSYKVQVSDPVKLEHGQLAQYDFAKLSLPDATEVPPVVGSQANDLSTDAPTAIDRVRQIEAHFQKTGAFSNGLVSEGQLPSVSGHGSARIRNLLTAKQMLGDDEQYAVAMSLMLRHLGIPSRVVMGFYPEPTSPENGAGEVKITGKDVHAWVEVAFERVGWVSFDPTPPKDNIPIPPDPENKSKPKPQVLQPPPPPQEPADLPPDSSPDALDADQKKNNPWLFWGALLGALGIALIPLSVLALPLLLVVLLKSRRRKSRFSEGHPAQRVGGGWSEVVSLATDMGAAVDTRATRRESAAVLAEAFPAAGGTTTMLARRADASIFGAGQPSEDEVREYWTIVDSSLKEMTSTAGFWQRQQARFSPRSLLADARGALARRSPLAQRGRLALPALSALRPSTRRRTGADGEHSATPAPEATAVQATPLQDRQAPEPPRQGPPAP
- a CDS encoding RDD family protein produces the protein MAVNLQLVPATAGKRLGAAVIDWLPPLTVLVLTLTVGFAGITRTRNGQYITYDTASLVLFGSIGLGLTLVYLFVVMGIEARTGKTPGNLLMGIRSADNDGYAPGAGAVFLRGLFTGAGMLVALLAAVLVVVFKWFGPALFILAPLLFAGAAWAVLVVVSNTWDRNGRLRGWQDKAAKALVFDVKAGRDPITTGGIQGPYSFAPLDLPPVQQVLSPVAGIPAASPPVQPSPPVQAPPQTSPSQTMPYTAPGSFAPPSAAPPSAAPPGTSAAAGGPAGASVPMRGAQHHVDDDVERTQVRPQAGGPAPVAVLRIRLDDGRDFQLDRSVLVGRNPVGQSGEQHAQLLAVDDPGRSISKTHLHLLTDGAGIWVTDRNSTNGSAVTTPNGARTPLAPGVPTFVTPGSSVHFGDRTFYLGQA